One genomic region from Edaphobacter dinghuensis encodes:
- a CDS encoding lytic transglycosylase domain-containing protein, with amino-acid sequence MKHSLMVCLLLFISYAHGQTRVSFPEQCVERYASHYRVPPELIEAVIDIESGWNPYARSSKGAMGLMQLMPATARRFGASSPFDIEQNIAAGTRYVTTLMWEFHGDLRLVTAAYYAGDLWVGKRQLDYQNPDVLAYVRAVRERYIARRFHQRTPMRR; translated from the coding sequence ATGAAGCACTCCCTGATGGTCTGTCTTCTCTTGTTTATCTCGTACGCGCACGGGCAGACGAGAGTCTCGTTCCCCGAACAATGTGTCGAACGCTATGCTTCCCATTACCGGGTACCTCCAGAGCTCATCGAAGCCGTGATCGACATCGAGTCGGGCTGGAATCCGTACGCTCGTTCGAGCAAAGGCGCCATGGGTCTTATGCAGCTGATGCCTGCGACAGCGCGCCGTTTCGGCGCGAGCTCCCCATTTGACATTGAGCAGAACATTGCCGCGGGTACTCGCTATGTCACGACCTTAATGTGGGAGTTTCACGGAGATCTGCGGCTCGTTACCGCAGCCTATTACGCGGGTGATCTTTGGGTTGGGAAACGACAACTCGATTATCAAAACCCTGACGTTTTGGCTTATGTGCGCGCGGTGCGCGAACGGTACATCGCTCGAAGATTCCACCAAAGGACCCCAATGAGGAGGTAG
- a CDS encoding AAA family ATPase, whose amino-acid sequence MFDSLEDLSTKLAATGYFIDPVMTKVVFLAAKLQKPLILEGPAGSGKTQLAVSVAQAAETHIERLQCYEGITDKQAIGEFDQGLQRLYMEFSKEQGLDWHEITRTLKGRDFFRPGPLMRAFESERPCVLLIDELDKVSEAVEAMLLEPLSANQISTGELGTTTARSIPFVVITSNEERRLGDPIRRRSLYIRVEHPTPQREAEIIASRTPGATSAFHREIAGIALSFRNYSLEKPPSVSEMIDVANALQLLGTDHVTPELRDVLLPFLAKTEKDRRHLLLREGFNSLLADGAKYARNMELTAGEQT is encoded by the coding sequence ATGTTTGATTCGCTCGAAGACCTCTCCACCAAACTTGCCGCGACGGGGTATTTCATTGACCCGGTAATGACCAAAGTTGTGTTCCTAGCCGCGAAGCTTCAGAAGCCGCTCATCTTAGAGGGGCCGGCCGGTTCAGGAAAGACGCAGCTAGCCGTCTCAGTCGCCCAGGCTGCAGAAACCCACATAGAGCGGTTGCAGTGCTACGAAGGCATCACCGACAAACAGGCGATTGGAGAGTTCGACCAGGGTCTACAACGACTTTACATGGAGTTCTCTAAAGAACAGGGGCTCGATTGGCATGAAATTACACGGACCCTGAAGGGCCGCGACTTTTTCCGGCCCGGACCGTTGATGCGTGCCTTCGAGTCCGAACGTCCCTGTGTCCTTCTCATCGACGAGCTGGATAAAGTTTCCGAAGCTGTCGAAGCGATGTTGCTCGAACCGTTATCTGCCAACCAGATCTCCACTGGTGAATTGGGTACCACCACTGCCAGAAGTATTCCGTTCGTGGTCATCACGAGCAACGAAGAAAGACGTTTGGGAGACCCGATTCGCCGACGCAGTCTCTACATTCGAGTCGAGCATCCGACACCACAACGTGAAGCTGAGATCATCGCCAGCCGCACCCCAGGTGCGACTTCAGCATTTCACCGCGAAATAGCCGGCATCGCGCTCTCCTTTCGGAACTACTCGCTCGAAAAGCCTCCCTCTGTCTCCGAAATGATCGACGTCGCCAATGCTCTACAGCTTCTCGGCACCGATCACGTGACGCCGGAACTCCGCGACGTTCTCTTGCCTTTCCTGGCCAAAACGGAGAAGGACAGGCGGCACCTTCTGCTGCGAGAGGGATTCAACAGTCTATTGGCCGATGGCGCCAAATATGCCCGGAATATGGAACTTACGGCGGGAGAGCAGACATGA